aaaaaaaaactgaaagaAAGGAAAGAGAGGAGATTTTACCTTTTGTAAGCCATTTCGGCTCGCAGCCACATCAGAGCAGTATACATATCAACAGAAATGAAGATCTCACGATTGTCTACACTCTTAAAGACTTATAGGGCTTTGGCCTTCTCCTCTTTTGAGACTGCCATTGTGTTTAGCCAAGCCACGCAGTTCTTGATTGAGTACTCATCCACATTCTTTGAATCATCATTTGCAGTATCGATTTGCTTGCTCTCCACCTGCTTCGTCTTTATCTCAATGTACTTCTCCATCGTAGCAGCAATGTCTCCATTTGTCCGGCGCTTCTTGGGGTCATTTTTAGTGCTTGTTGATGGTGCAGGCACCGTGGGTTGAGCCTCCCAGTTCCCAGCAATGCAGTACTGTATCAAAATAAATCAGTAGTGATCCAAAACAGAATAGGGCTTTTGTACTGAACAACTACAGGACAACACTACCAAATAAAACAGGGTAACAAGGTTGGAAAAGTAAAGCTTCCACAACATAATCACCTCAGCTTTTTTTTTCCGGAAATAAAGGGACAGAACCACAAGGACAAATGCATTACTAAGCATTACCAAGCATTTTTATTTCTAATCATTTTCGAAATGGAAAAAGCTACCAGTTCTATGTATAAAAAGATACCAGTTCTAAGTACTATGCATTAAAACCCACAGGGATACATACATAACTCTGACTACTTCTAATCAGTTTAGCTTCCAGGTTCTTATCAGACCTGATGTATCTCACTGATAACAGGTTCTTATCAGAAAAATTAGTATTGAGGAGACATCTTACTAAACACAAACACATTTGGCATGCACCTAGCTAAACACAAATATTACTGAAGGTGTCATCCTATCCAAAACCCCACTAGTTCATGGTCCTGTTTGGTGTCAATGGCATGCATGGGTTCGGTGCTCTGTAGTTTGGTAGGATGGCTGTCAATGGAtgtgtgcatcgattgatgcagaggctggggcgatgCTCCCATATCTAAAAAAAAAGGATGGCTGTCACTTTCTTACAAGGACGCTCTCCTTTCCTTCTCCCATTATTTTTTTCTCTTTCTTCCTCTTGTAAATCTAGGGGAACCAGTAGCAGGATAGTAGATCATGGTTGGGAACCAGTAGGCTCCTAGAGGTACGAACTTTAGCTGTTTAGAGATGGACGGATCAGCAAGAAGAGGGAGGAAGCATGGTGCCAGACTGATCCATGCCGATCAGGTCACAAAGGGGAAGGGGAGAACGAGGGTGAGAGGATCTTACCAACTGACAGTCAGAGATGCAGGAGATCTGGAGCTTCCTCGGATAGGTCTTCGGTCGGGCTCCTCTCCTCCAGCCGGCCACCGTCGGCGTCAGCATCGAGGAGCTCCTCTCCTCCAGCCGGCCACCGTCGAGTCTCCACTGAATTACATAGAAGTCACACACTAAGGCGCCACGAGTGGATGTCAAATTAGTGCGTCCACCAGTATTTAGTTTAACTTTGAGCTAAATACCAGTGGTCGCATTAGTTTTTACATCCATTGCAAGCAGCCCCTACTGAATCTCGTCTGGAGATTATCCACATTAGCCTCCTTATTTGTACTCTCAATTTTACAACGGTCCAGTATGATGTTTATGTAAACAAATGACCACCCCAAATCCGGAATTAAGCTCTGGACTGTTACTTCTCACTACAGCTGACACAAAGGGTGCAGTTTCTTGTTTATTCACCTTCAAACACAAATTCACAACCACACTAGGATGTAGTACAAATACAGTGCACACATCACACTAAAAAGAAACAACCCACACACACCTCATACAATGCAAACCAAATATCCACACACTGTTTACAAAGGTGACACCAGGAACATGTACCAACAATAGCTGTAGTTTCAAGAAACCAGGTAGCAATAACATTCAGTCAGGAACAGCTTACAGAGTAACGCCAGGGACGTGAACCCACTCCAGCTGCAGCACGACAGAGCCACTGTCAACGTTCTTCAGTTTCAGAATCAAGTCCTGGACGACCTTGCCATTCTTCCACGTGACGTGGCTCTCACTGCCAAGGTAATTTGTGCCTACCGGGTATAAAGTTTTGACTCTTGTTCCATCAGAGGCATGCTTCAGGTCCAGCTTTGCGGCATCATAGATGTCAGTGACATTAAACTCAGCCACTCCCAAGCTGTCATCGGTCGTGAATTTGTCCTCGTCAAAAACCTCCTGCATGATGTTTTTACCCGTTGGAAACATAAGTGTTCAGTTCATTTCTACACCAATCATCTGTGGTCCTATGGTGCAAATGGCACCCTATATATCCAtgctttaacgaagaggaaaatacacacacacatatatatttaTATGTGCACAAATAGTTTCCATATGCTCCATGTGCACATATAGTGTAGATCTCACTTCACAAAGGATTCCAAATAGCAAACTTACAAGTTTCACTGGCTTTGTAGGATATGTTACAGGGAGCAGCAGTACTTCATTCCATAGAGGATTGGAATTCTTCTTCTGAACACTAGTCGTCACTCTCTACACCGTGAGGAAGAATAAAATTTAATTGAGACAGATATAGAAGGAAATTCATAGTAATGGTGACAAATTGGATAGGTATCCATCTCAGAAAACTATGGTTTGTATAGTAAACAGTGTATAATAATGAACTGAAAATCTGTCATCATCAAGACTGGTGTGCAGTCCCTGTTCAGAATTAAGAACATTCAACTGCTCTACCAAAGGCACACAGACATTTCCACAAGAGGATAAAATAGCATCAGAACTCATCCAAAAAAATTATCGAGTCATTATGTTACGCTTTGGCTAGGTAATCATGCAGCGCAGTAGTATGGGCTAAGTCCTTTATAACACACCACAATATAATCTTAAAAAAACTATAAGAGCACGACACTCCATGATCTATTTTAGCAAAGCCATGTTAGCTAAACATGTCGTATGAGTTACCCACCGACATACCATGCGACCATAGAATATGTTATATTGATTAACATATCAGTCTATGAATTATCAAGTGACACTTTGTACTAGTTCACATTGACTTTCTACACATCTGTATGATTAGGCAAGTTATGATTTTTTGTTCGTTTAGGTAAATGTTGCATATTTGCTATAGGTCAGTCTTAATTAACAGGATATATATAACATCACAGTTTTCTTCTTTAGGGGTGAACTTTTTATGATTTGTTAAATTGCTATTCTGCTCGTCAGTTCAACAACCAAGCAGCCTATCGGTCAACACAGTTTTCTGACAAAAGCAGATCCTTATTTCAAGGTAAAATTATCGCAGGATTTGGTGCACTGCTCAATTGAGTTCAACATAGAACGAAATATAAGATGGCTTGTTTGCAGACAAGGCCTAAACGCCTAAATGAATGAGTCCTGCAATCCCAGAACCAACTTCGGAACTACAATCTGATtcaaattaatcacttcgaaacctGTTAATAAGGTGTCAATCCGCTTCGCTCCAGCAGTCCAGCATAATTGTCATCTGAAAAAAAAAAGATACGCCAGAGAACCTAAAGATACGCTTCTCCTAAGCATGTTATTCTATCGAACATCTCGTGAGCACCAACGGAGATCACCGTGTTCACCAGCGCGTGGCAATAGATGGCTTCTCCGTCAAAACGGGTGTCAAAGATTGAGGAGGATCCATCACAGCAATGcgaagaaaaaggaaagaaatgCTGGGAAGGGGAGGGGTCGACCTGGGAACCGTAGGAGAGGACGACGTAGGTGTCGCTGGTTTTGGTGAGCGAGTCGGCGATGACGAGGTTCTGTCCCCGCACCACGCGGACGCTGAGCTTCCCGATCACATCCTCTGACGCCATAGCGGAGACGGTGCTGGGTTTTTCAAACGAATTCTTGGCTTGGAGCAGGGTGAGGGGAGAGAATTAGCAGGTGGCAGGGTGGATGGATGCGACCAATAACTGGCTGTCTGCAGCAGGTTATAGCCAGCTCAGTCCTCTAACGAGACAGCTCCTTGTAGGGCACGGCGGCAGCGACACATGCATGCTACTCGAATATCGTTTGACGCGTCTTTTTGAAACACAAGAGCATCTCGTCCCCAAATCATCCCAAACGATGGATCGAGCGAATTCGGGACGCGTTTTCTTCATGTTGGAGATGTAGCTTTTCAGTCCCGTCCCCAAACGCGCccccaaaataaataaaaatatacgAAAATATTTTTTTATTTAAATTTGATTTTATTTTACAAGTTTAAATGTAAATGGCTAGATTATGGCCTACTGgccgcccggcggtgcgttcgatgGCCCCGCCCtgtccactggtagaaaaacaggcttcgggtgagccccataagtcgcgaagctgtaggaaccgcgactaatgggacctttagtcgcggttcgggaggcgaaccgcgaccaaaggcctgggcccagggcgctcggtggccagccggtgcacgtgggggtctttagtcccggttggcctggccaaccgcgactaaaggtgctcgaaggcctttagtcgcggttgagccaaccgggactaaagccccctatatatacccatccaagcagccaacacttagccatttggtgccattctcttcacaaacttcacaagtgggtgttaggtttgcttttggttcctcttatgcacataaggtgtttgatgaaatgccccaagagcatgaaacaaacatgatatgaagtgttggagccacacttgagctttctcatttattttttcctcctcgatcgcggttagcaacttgaacctttgatgtgtcgttgataaaatgtgcatgtgcatgtgtgtagttcattgtttaatttatattgtttgtagctagttagtttaacaaatgcatgatggttaattatatattttatattataataatgcggatgaatcgacaatggatgtacggtaaccgactctccggcgagttcggtACGGGTTTGAAAGGTTTCCTAGTACAGGCACATGCGAACAAGCggtgggggttttgttatctgtccatgtgttaaatgtaagaatcagaatggttactcttcctcaagagatgttcatatgcacctgcttcggcacggtttcatgccaagctataattgttggaccaagcatggagaaagaggggttataatggaagaagatgaagaaggggatgatttcatcgatgaaagctatcttgctcatttcggtgatactttcatggaggatgcgaaggtgaaggggaaggtgaaggggaaggtgaagaagaggcacgtgatgatcccgttgatgatcttggtcggaccattgccgatgcacggagacgctgcgaaactgaaaaagagagggagaatttggatcgcatgttagaggatcacgggaAGGCGCCCTgtaccggatgcgatgatggtccgaaaaagctgggctgcacacctgGATTTGgccgagatggaaggcacaggcaggtgtagccgactcggcatttgaaaacttgctttgaaaatgttgaagaatatgtttccaaagaataacgagttgcccaccactacgtacgaagcaaagaaggttgtctcgccctctaggtttagaggttacgaagatacatgcatgcatcaacgatcgcatcctctaccgcggtgaatacgagaatttgaatgaatgcccggtatgcaccgcattgcgttataagatcgaggcgatgaccctggtgacgacgatgttgagggccgaaacccagaagagggttcccgccaaggtgatgtggtatgctcctataataccacggttgaaacgtctgttcagaacaaacaacatgccaagttgttgcgatggcacaaagaggaccgtaagtcggacggggagttgagacacccgcagatggaacgcaatggagaaagatcgacagagagttcaaagattttgcagctgacgcaaggaacataagatttggtctaagtacggatggcatgaatccttttggcgagcagagctccagccatagtacctggcccgtgactctatgcatctacaaccttcctccttggttgtgcatgaagcggaagttcattatgatgccggtgctcatccaaggtccgaagcaacccggcaacgacatcgatgtgtacctaaggccattagttgatgaacttttacagctgtggggcagacctggtgtccgtgtgtgggatgagcacaaagaagaggaatttgacctacgagcgttgcttttcgtaaccatcaacgattggcctgctcttagtaacctttcgggactgtcaaataagggatacaatgcatgcacgcaccgcttacatgagactcgaaagtgtacatttgccaaattgtaagaagaacgtgtaccttgggcatcgtcgatttcttccgaaaggtcatccaagaagaaagaaaggcaagcattacaacggcaaggcagatcaccggccgaagctgcggaacacactggtgctaaggtatttgatatggtcaaggatttgaaagtcatctttggaaagggtcctggcggacaacagttccgaagggagccgacggcacgtagccatgtggaagaagaaatctatattctgggagctagaatattggaaagtcctagaagtccgctctgcaatcgacgtgatgcacgttacgaagaatatttgcgtgaacatcctaagcttcttgggcgtgtatgggaagtcaaatgatacaaaggaagcacggcagaccgacaaagtttgaaagaccccgatgaccggcatccggaacggtttcaaggtcgtgccggcctacgctacgaccaaagaagagaaggtcatcttttttgaatgcccgagcaagatgaaggtcccgtcaggattctcgtccaatataaagggaataataaacatggcggagaaaaagttccaaaacctgaagtctcacgatcgccacgtgattatgacgcaattgcttccgattgctttgaggggctcctgccggaaaatgttcgagtagccattgtgaagctatgtgcattcctcaatgcaatctctcgtaaggtaatcaatccagaagttctaccacggttacgtaacgatgtgatccaatgtcttgtcgcttcgagttggtgttcccgccatccttcttcaatattatgacgcacctcctggttcacctagtcgatgagatttccattctcggtcccgtatttctacacaatatgttccccttcgagaggttcatgggagtattaaagaaatatgttcgtaaccgtgctaggccgtaaggaagcatcgccaagggctatggaaatgaggaggtaattgtgttttgtgttgactttgttccggaccttaagccgattggtcttcctcaatcgcggcacgaggggagactaagtggaaaaggcacgatcggaaggaaatcaatgatatgtatggacggccattctccgatcaagcacaccacacgcttccgaccaattccagcttggtggctccgtactttgagaaacacaagaatattttacgctcggacaacccctgggaagcccgaatcctagattaggaaggcccacatggagactttcggcttggttgagaaaacatttaatgagtgacaataaggttgtagatcagctgtacatgttggccaagacaccatcttcgactataacaactttccaagggtacgagataaatgggaatacattttacacgatcgcccaagataaaaagagcaccaaccaaaacagtggtgtccgctttgatgcaagaaccgagaatgggcaaaaggtcacatattatggttacatagaggagatatgggaacttgactatggaccctcctttagggtccctttgttccggtgcaaatggttcaagctaacaggaggtggggtaaaggtggaccagcaatacggaatgacaatggtggatttcaacaatcttggttaccttgatgaaccattcgtcctagcgaaagatgtcgctcaggttttctatgtgaaggacatgagtagcaaaccgaggaaacggaaagataagaaaacgatcagtacatcatgcgatgatccaaagcgccacattgttctttcagggaaaagaaacatcgtgggagtggaggacaagacagacatgtcagaagattataatatgtttgctgaaattccgcccttcaaagtgaacaccgacccaagcattaagttaaatgatgaggatgctccatggatacggcacaatcgtaagcaagcagggacacaagggaagaaatgatgtgtaataatttattgtaccaaactttgttgaatgaatcatgtgaattatattacccgtgatgtgtttggtgtccattttcgaatgattcaattgactcgagatagcactgatgatacatgaaatttggagtgactaagtcatactcctgcatacatgaaatttggagtgactaagtcatactcctgcatataggaaatttggagtgactaagtcatactcctgcatacatgaaatttggagtgatttagtcatactcctgcctaggcgtataatatgcatactcgtagccttcatagccgccgccgttgtactggtagtcgtcgccttctaagttgccggcgtcgtcatcgctgctgtcgtcgctgtcgtcgggcggcgctcgtggctcgaactgagggtagcgcaggcgggggatatcgccggccgtgatgtagtccatgacgctctgcagagtccggccgtaccaccatagccgacggccggcctcgtggaagtttccaggaggcagaccgtcctcctcatacctggcgagcgccctctcacgccgattgatgaagaaggcgtcccaagtatgctggttatcgggatgccagcggggattcatccgctgctccggcgtgaggtcgaggtagtagtggttcgtgatggccgcccggcgcgcagtaccctgagggacgggagggaccggcacgccgccggcgcttaggctccagccggcagggacgcggtagcccggagggcaagggtagttcgaggcgcaaagctcctccacctgctggtaggttagagtgggtgcggtggaagccatgagagagtgatgagagattgtagagatgataatgctggccaagccgggctacctatatgtagtgacaaatagcaggaaaaatgggagcgggaagacaggaggcgggaagaaagaggcggggagaaagtggcaggaagaaattggcgggaaaaaattggcgggaagaaagaggccggaagaaattggcgggaaacaattggcgggaagaaagaggcgggaagacagggaagaaatggcgggaagacgaggagggaagagggggtcggcggaaagaggcgggaagagggggccaacgaacttttgaattgaattagttttatttttatgaatttttgataatttgtatttttaaaattttgaattgaattagttttatttttatgaattttttgatatattatatgtattttaaacattttgaattgaattagttttatttttcttaattttttgatatattatttgtatttttaacatattgaaatgaattagttttattttcctgaattttttcatacattatttgtatttttaacatttagaaatgaattagttttaattttctgaattttttgatataatatttgtatttttaagattttgaattgaattagttttatttttctaaatttattgatatattatatgtatttttcagattttgaaatgaattagttttatttttcttaattttttgatatattatttgtatttttaacatattgaaatgaattagttttatttttctgatttttttgatatattatttgtatttttaagatttagaaatgaattagttttattttcctgaattttttcatacattatttgtattttaacatttagaaatgaattagttttaattttcttaattttttgatataatatttgtattattaagtttttgaattgaattagttttatttttctgaatttattgatatattatatgtatttttcagattttgaaatgaattagttttatttttctttactttttgatatattatttgtaatttgaaaaagaaaagtaatttgaaaaagaaaagtaatttgaaaaagaaaagtaatttgaaaaaatacctttagtcgcggttggcctcgccaaccgcgactaaagggtatttttccgcgggaaacgaaaacccggcgaaaataccctttagtcgcggtttgggTGGCCCACCcccactaaagggtaccctttagtcgcgggtcgcctccccaaccccgaaaaaaaggggggggggggttatAAATACGCGCGCGGCGCCTGAGCGGCCAGttcctcttcttctccgcgcgAACGACGACTCTGCAGCTGCCCGCCCCGCCGATCGACCGCGCCGCCATCGCCCCGTTCCTAacgccgcagccgccgccgccgtcgctcctcacgccgccgtcgccgcgcccgAGCCGCCGAACGCGCGCCGCcccgttcttcttcgaccgcgccgCCGTACGTCTCGCCGTTCTCCCCGACGCCAACAACCGCCGCCCGATCCCGCGCCGCTCGCCGCCGTTCCCGCTCGCaagtcgccgccgccaccgcgcgcccCCACTCGCAGCGCCGCCGCGCTTGCCCGCCGAAgacgaccgccgccgccgcccatgcaCCGTATACCGCGCGctgcgggagagagagagagggcgggGAGCGCCAGTACACGGCCGGCGCCCCtgcctctctctttttttttgttttttttttgtttttttaacttaactaaaaatttgtatactaacaaaattttgacttaacaaaatttaacaaatatgtaatatgtaacaaaatttaacaaaaatttacacatgtaatagtataatgtaactaaaattttactaaaatttagacttaatgtaactaacattttacttaacaaaatttagacttaatgtaactaaaattttacttaaatttagacttaatgtaactaaaattttacttaacaaaatttagacttaatgtaactaaaattttacttaacaaaatttagacttaatgatcaaaattttacttaacaaaatttagacttaatgatcaaaattttaacttaagaaaaattttacttaacaaaatttagacttaatgatcaaaattttaacttaacaaaatttagacttaatgatcaaaattttaacttaagaaaaaatttacttaacaaaatttagacttaatgatcaaaattttaacttaacaaaatttagacttaatgatcaaaattttaacttaagaaaaattttacttaacaaaatttagacttaatgatcaaaattttaacttaacaaaattttatttgggatcgagagggggcggcgagggttatgtgtcctcggcaccgccaccgccctctcggtcaccgccacaccggtctctcggtcacgcggtcactgcgtccccctttcgccaccgccaccggtctctcggtcacgcggtcactgcgtcccccctttcgccaccaccaccgttctctcggtcacgcgatcactgcgtcccccctctcgcctccctcgtcgccctctctctttatatgtagaagagatatgataatgctggcatatacacaattaatttgtttttactacatgttttcaggactgacatatggcggacgatagagctgacccgattctggacaactatgatccggacgctgaagaccatatgttcggcatcataaaaggcgatattctatatgtgccgaccggagaagaagaagatgatatctcttcttatctgaaccttgagggtgaagatgaagggcgccgtcagcaagcagatgatgccgaagaaacgtcgataaacgacgatcttcaattggaagtagcaaccacctccggcgccgaggtatatatatatatacatattgagcgtctggtgatacaaactaactgatttgaataaatgtgtgtgtactaacgcgtgcgactctctttcttattttagccctcggccggatcgtcgaaaaaatcgagtacgtcgtcaaaacgtggcgcaaccaagacgatgaaaccaaacgaaacatgcaccatcgatgttgtcgatgaagaaaccggcaggccgctggagcccagcaagaacgccaccaagtttgtcagccaatgcggagccgttgttagagacaacgtctcgatcaccgtccaggagtggaatgagccaaagaaggcacgtcttggtttcacttttgtcgataagagaacaaaaaaagattgcttcaagaagcttatggaacatttcgttctacctccggaataccgcagatacgatgaggcaggt
This region of Lolium perenne isolate Kyuss_39 chromosome 2, Kyuss_2.0, whole genome shotgun sequence genomic DNA includes:
- the LOC127333784 gene encoding protein C2-DOMAIN ABA-RELATED 7-like; translation: MASEDVIGKLSVRVVRGQNLVIADSLTKTSDTYVVLSYGSQRVTTSVQKKNSNPLWNEVLLLPVTYPTKPVKLEVFDEDKFTTDDSLGVAEFNVTDIYDAAKLDLKHASDGTRVKTLYPVGTNYLGSESHVTWKNGKVVQDLILKLKNVDSGSVVLQLEWVHVPGVTL